Proteins found in one Herbiconiux sp. A18JL235 genomic segment:
- a CDS encoding cation:proton antiporter has protein sequence MDGLDPISIGVVAGLAVLAPLVASLIGRVAKVPLVVFEIVLGIVVGPSLLGWVNESGFIDGLSEFGLAMLFFMAGNEIDFKAISGRPLRRASLGWLISLAAGVAAGLLVSPSIEAGIVVGIALTSTALGTIMPVLRDAGELSTPFGRAVTAVGAVGEFGPLVAISVFLSGRAPLTAAVVLIGFVLVAGLAIFLASRGPYPRLHALVAATLHTSGQFAVRLVLFVVAALVVLSMVLGLDMLLGAFAAGVLYRVLLKGGDRADLKLVESKLEGVAFGFLVPIFFIYTGVTFDLTSLLSSPSSLVLMVASVVLLLLVRGLPGALAAPPGSGRRDRVAIGLFSATGLPIIVAVTGIGVAEGVLQASTAAALVGAGMLSVLLFPLLALGQRKRALGGRTLPPDTEVHVPVEG, from the coding sequence GTGGACGGTCTCGATCCGATCTCGATCGGTGTGGTGGCGGGTCTCGCCGTGCTCGCGCCGCTCGTCGCCTCGCTCATCGGGCGCGTGGCGAAGGTGCCGCTCGTGGTGTTCGAGATCGTGCTCGGCATCGTGGTGGGCCCGAGCCTCCTGGGGTGGGTGAACGAGAGCGGCTTCATCGACGGACTGTCGGAGTTCGGGCTCGCGATGCTGTTCTTCATGGCGGGCAACGAGATCGACTTCAAGGCCATCAGCGGGCGCCCGCTGCGCCGCGCGAGCCTGGGCTGGCTTATCTCGCTCGCCGCCGGGGTGGCCGCGGGGCTGCTGGTGAGCCCGTCGATCGAGGCCGGGATCGTCGTCGGCATCGCACTCACCTCGACCGCGCTCGGCACCATCATGCCCGTGCTCCGCGACGCCGGCGAGCTGTCGACGCCGTTCGGCAGAGCGGTGACGGCGGTCGGAGCGGTGGGGGAGTTCGGGCCGCTCGTGGCGATCTCGGTGTTCCTCAGTGGGCGCGCGCCGCTCACAGCTGCCGTCGTGCTCATCGGGTTCGTGCTCGTGGCGGGGCTCGCCATCTTCCTCGCCTCGCGCGGGCCGTACCCGCGCCTTCACGCCCTCGTCGCGGCGACCCTGCACACCAGTGGGCAGTTCGCGGTGCGGCTCGTGCTGTTCGTCGTCGCCGCGCTCGTGGTGCTCAGCATGGTGCTCGGGCTCGACATGCTGCTCGGGGCCTTCGCCGCCGGGGTGCTCTACCGCGTGCTGCTGAAGGGCGGCGACCGCGCCGACCTGAAGCTCGTCGAGAGCAAGCTCGAGGGGGTGGCGTTCGGGTTCCTGGTGCCGATCTTCTTCATCTACACCGGGGTCACCTTCGACCTCACCTCGCTCCTGTCGAGCCCGTCGTCGCTCGTGCTCATGGTCGCCTCGGTGGTGCTGCTCCTCCTCGTGCGCGGACTCCCCGGGGCGCTCGCGGCACCGCCTGGATCGGGGCGCCGCGACCGGGTGGCGATCGGGCTGTTCAGCGCCACCGGGCTCCCCATCATCGTCGCGGTGACCGGCATCGGCGTCGCCGAGGGCGTGCTCCAGGCCTCCACTGCCGCAGCCCTCGTCGGGGCCGGGATGCTCTCGGTGCTGCTGTTCCCGCTGCTCGCGCTCGGGCAGCGCAAGCGCGCCCTCGGCGGGCGCACCCTCCCGCCCGACACCGAGGTGCACGTGCCCGTCGAGGGCTGA
- a CDS encoding bifunctional 2-methylcitrate synthase/citrate synthase, which translates to MTDQETAQGPDIKKGLAGVVVDYTAVSKVNPETNSLLYRGYPVQELAASCSFEQVAYLLWHGELPTAEELTVFEKEERSQRALDPAVKRVIDELPLTAHPMDVVRTAVSVIGALDPAWADASPEGNLAKSVALLAKLPAIVSYDQRRRRGQELVEPDESLGYSANFLKMTFGDVPSDVVVKAFDVSMILYAEHSFNASTFTARVVTSTLSDLYSAVVAGIGALKGPLHGGANEAVMHIFDEIGSAEAAEGWLEDALANKKKIMGFGHRVYKNGDSRVPTMKASLDTLVVEYDRPELLALYDALNDAMQARKAIQPNLDYPSGPAYHLMGFDTEIFTPLFVASRITGWTAHIMEQLASNALIRPLSAYNGPEERHLGS; encoded by the coding sequence ATGACCGACCAGGAGACCGCCCAGGGGCCCGACATCAAGAAGGGCCTCGCCGGGGTGGTGGTGGACTACACCGCCGTCTCGAAGGTGAACCCCGAGACCAACTCGCTGCTCTACCGCGGCTATCCCGTGCAGGAGCTCGCCGCCTCGTGCAGCTTCGAGCAGGTGGCCTACCTGCTCTGGCACGGTGAGCTGCCCACCGCCGAGGAGCTCACCGTCTTCGAGAAGGAGGAGCGGTCGCAGCGCGCGCTCGACCCCGCCGTGAAGCGGGTGATCGACGAGCTGCCGCTCACCGCGCATCCGATGGACGTCGTGCGCACCGCCGTCTCGGTGATCGGCGCGCTCGACCCGGCCTGGGCCGACGCCTCGCCCGAGGGCAACCTCGCGAAGTCGGTGGCGCTCCTCGCGAAGCTGCCCGCGATCGTCTCGTACGATCAGCGCCGGCGGCGCGGCCAGGAGCTCGTCGAGCCCGACGAGTCGCTCGGCTACTCGGCGAACTTCTTGAAGATGACCTTCGGCGACGTGCCCTCCGACGTGGTGGTGAAGGCGTTCGACGTGTCGATGATCCTCTACGCCGAGCACTCCTTCAACGCCTCCACCTTCACCGCACGCGTGGTGACCTCGACGCTCTCCGACCTGTACTCGGCGGTCGTGGCGGGCATCGGCGCGCTGAAGGGTCCGCTGCACGGCGGGGCCAACGAGGCCGTGATGCACATCTTCGACGAGATCGGCTCGGCCGAGGCCGCCGAAGGGTGGCTCGAGGATGCGCTGGCGAACAAGAAGAAGATCATGGGCTTCGGCCACCGCGTCTACAAGAACGGCGACTCGCGCGTGCCCACCATGAAGGCCTCGCTCGACACCCTCGTGGTGGAGTACGACCGGCCCGAGCTGCTCGCGCTCTACGACGCGCTGAACGATGCCATGCAGGCGCGCAAGGCGATCCAGCCGAACCTCGACTACCCGTCGGGGCCCGCGTACCACCTGATGGGCTTCGACACCGAGATCTTCACCCCGCTGTTCGTCGCCTCGCGCATCACGGGGTGGACGGCTCACATCATGGAGCAGCTCGCCTCGAACGCCCTCATCCGCCCGCTCTCGGCGTACAACGGGCCCGAGGAGCGACACCTCGGCAGCTGA
- the prpB gene encoding methylisocitrate lyase, producing the protein MLYSTVPAAEKRARFREALNSGELQRMPGAFNPLSARLIEEKGFEGVYISGAVIAADLGFPDIGLTTLTEVATRGGQISRMTNLPTLIDADTGFGEPMNVARTVQTLEDAGVSGLHIEDQVNPKRCGHLDGKAVVDADTAVKRIRAAVDARRDPNLLIMARTDIRGAEGLGAAVDRVKQLVDAGADAIFPEAMADLSEFETIRAATDVPLLANMTEFGKSELFSTQQLADVGMNLVIYPVSLLRIAMGAAERGLDALAAEGSLNSQVAGMQTRARLYELLDYEAYNAFDTSVFNFDVPTGR; encoded by the coding sequence ATGCTGTACTCCACCGTTCCCGCCGCCGAGAAGCGCGCGCGGTTCCGCGAAGCGCTGAACTCCGGCGAACTTCAGCGGATGCCCGGCGCCTTCAACCCGCTGAGCGCCCGGCTCATCGAGGAGAAGGGCTTCGAGGGCGTCTACATCTCGGGCGCCGTCATCGCCGCCGACCTCGGCTTCCCCGACATCGGTCTCACCACCCTCACCGAGGTGGCGACCCGCGGCGGGCAGATCTCGCGCATGACGAACCTGCCCACCCTCATCGATGCCGACACCGGCTTCGGCGAGCCGATGAACGTCGCCCGCACCGTGCAGACGCTCGAAGACGCCGGTGTGTCGGGGCTGCACATCGAAGACCAGGTCAACCCCAAGCGCTGCGGCCACCTCGACGGCAAGGCCGTGGTCGACGCCGACACGGCCGTGAAGCGCATCCGTGCCGCCGTCGACGCCCGCCGCGACCCGAACCTGCTCATCATGGCGCGCACCGACATCCGCGGGGCGGAGGGGCTCGGTGCCGCCGTCGATCGCGTGAAGCAGCTGGTCGACGCGGGGGCCGACGCGATCTTCCCCGAGGCCATGGCCGACCTGTCGGAGTTCGAGACCATCCGCGCCGCCACCGACGTGCCCCTCCTGGCGAACATGACCGAGTTCGGCAAGAGCGAGCTGTTCAGCACGCAGCAGCTCGCCGACGTGGGCATGAACCTCGTCATCTACCCGGTGTCGCTCCTGCGCATCGCGATGGGCGCCGCCGAGCGCGGGCTCGACGCGCTCGCCGCGGAAGGGTCGCTGAACTCGCAGGTCGCGGGCATGCAGACCCGTGCGAGGCTGTACGAGCTGCTCGACTACGAGGCCTACAACGCCTTCGACACCTCGGTGTTCAACTTCGACGTACCGACCGGGCGCTGA
- a CDS encoding MmgE/PrpD family protein, with the protein MKQHEVRVHKSDENLPREGQLAWKIAEVAADPVAVDAEVTEMVINRIIDNASVAVASITRGPGVAARAQALDHPYGPGAAVFGVTGGYSPEWAAWANGVAVRELDYHDTFLAAEYSHPGDNIPPILAVAQHTGATGEALLRGIATGYEIQVDLVKAISLHKHKIDHVAHLGPSAAAGIGTLLGLDVPTIFQAIGQALHTTTATRQSRKGEISTWKAHAPAFAGKMAVEAVDRAMRGQTSPTPIYEGEDGVIAWLLDGPDARYSVPLPAAGEAKRAILDTYTKEHSAEYQAQAWIDLARKLHNEHPELADPAYVGSITIHTSHHTHYVIGSGANDPQKYDPTASRETLDHSIPYIFTVALQDGSWHHVDSYVPERAGRADTVELWNKVRTLEDPEWTRRYHSNDPAEKAFGGRVEIILHDGSTITDEIAVADAHPLGARPFARADYVRKLRILAEGVVDDAEIERFLGLVERLPELTADEVRQLNIVARPGLLEAIELPKGLF; encoded by the coding sequence ATGAAGCAGCACGAGGTACGCGTCCACAAGAGCGACGAGAATCTGCCCCGCGAGGGCCAGCTGGCCTGGAAGATCGCCGAGGTCGCCGCCGACCCGGTGGCGGTCGACGCCGAGGTCACCGAGATGGTGATCAACCGCATCATCGACAACGCCTCCGTCGCGGTGGCGAGCATCACCCGCGGGCCGGGCGTCGCCGCCCGTGCCCAGGCGCTCGACCACCCCTACGGTCCCGGAGCCGCGGTCTTCGGCGTGACCGGCGGGTACAGCCCCGAGTGGGCCGCCTGGGCGAACGGCGTCGCCGTGCGCGAGCTCGACTACCACGACACCTTCCTCGCGGCGGAGTACTCGCACCCGGGCGACAACATCCCGCCCATCCTCGCCGTGGCCCAGCACACCGGCGCCACCGGAGAGGCGCTCCTTCGCGGCATCGCCACCGGGTACGAGATCCAGGTCGACCTGGTGAAGGCGATCAGCCTGCACAAGCACAAGATCGACCACGTCGCCCACCTCGGCCCGAGCGCCGCCGCCGGCATCGGCACCCTGCTCGGCCTCGACGTGCCGACCATCTTCCAGGCCATCGGCCAGGCCCTGCACACCACCACCGCCACCCGCCAGTCGCGCAAGGGCGAGATCTCCACCTGGAAGGCTCACGCCCCCGCCTTCGCCGGCAAGATGGCGGTCGAGGCCGTCGACCGGGCGATGCGCGGCCAGACCTCGCCCACGCCCATCTACGAGGGTGAAGACGGCGTCATCGCATGGCTCCTCGACGGCCCGGATGCGCGCTACAGCGTTCCGCTGCCGGCGGCAGGGGAGGCCAAGCGCGCCATCCTCGACACCTACACGAAGGAGCACTCGGCCGAGTACCAGGCGCAGGCCTGGATCGACCTCGCCCGCAAGCTCCACAACGAGCATCCCGAGCTCGCCGACCCGGCGTACGTGGGCAGCATCACCATCCACACCAGCCACCACACGCACTACGTGATCGGCTCGGGGGCGAACGACCCGCAGAAGTACGACCCCACCGCGAGCCGCGAGACGCTCGACCACTCCATCCCCTACATCTTCACCGTCGCCCTGCAGGACGGCAGCTGGCACCACGTCGACTCGTACGTCCCCGAGCGCGCCGGCCGCGCCGACACCGTCGAGCTGTGGAACAAGGTGCGCACCCTCGAAGACCCGGAGTGGACCCGCCGCTACCACTCGAACGACCCGGCCGAGAAGGCCTTCGGCGGCCGGGTGGAGATCATCCTGCACGACGGCTCGACGATCACCGACGAGATCGCCGTGGCGGATGCGCATCCGCTCGGCGCCCGCCCGTTCGCGCGCGCCGACTATGTGCGGAAGCTCCGCATCCTCGCCGAGGGTGTCGTCGACGACGCCGAGATCGAGCGCTTCCTGGGTCTCGTCGAGCGGCTGCCCGAGCTCACCGCCGACGAGGTGCGGCAGCTCAACATCGTCGCCCGTCCGGGTCTCCTCGAGGCCATCGAACTGCCGAAGGGACTCTTCTGA
- a CDS encoding GntR family transcriptional regulator, with amino-acid sequence MARAGETAYALLRSEILDWSLAPGTVLAELELSARLGISRTPVREALARLVADGLAEPPGGRGLIVAPVSAENVVELFELRRLLEAEAAGLAARRRDPEPFRALRDELRDAAPLLDDPDPARRAYYDLVARFDDAVDRAVGNPFLVSALDGVRTHLVRIRRLSHDNPERLLEAAREHLLIVEAIADGDAQLAQDATRVHLHRSLRSTLASLAALDEAHPLNAPRHNPDSRSIPVRRTAR; translated from the coding sequence GTGGCGCGCGCCGGTGAGACGGCGTACGCGCTGCTGCGCTCCGAGATCCTCGACTGGAGTCTCGCGCCCGGAACGGTGCTCGCCGAGCTCGAGCTCTCGGCGCGGCTCGGCATCTCGCGCACGCCGGTGCGCGAGGCCCTCGCCCGCCTGGTCGCCGACGGACTCGCCGAGCCCCCCGGTGGCCGCGGCCTCATCGTCGCCCCCGTGTCGGCCGAGAACGTCGTCGAACTGTTCGAGCTGCGACGCCTGCTCGAAGCGGAGGCCGCCGGCCTCGCCGCCCGCCGCCGCGACCCGGAGCCCTTCCGAGCGCTCCGCGACGAGCTCCGCGACGCTGCGCCCCTGCTCGACGACCCCGATCCGGCCCGCCGCGCCTACTACGATCTGGTCGCCCGCTTCGACGACGCCGTCGACCGGGCGGTCGGCAATCCGTTCCTGGTCTCGGCCCTCGACGGCGTGCGCACGCATCTGGTGCGCATCCGTCGTCTCTCGCACGACAACCCCGAGCGACTGCTCGAGGCCGCCCGCGAGCACCTCCTCATCGTGGAGGCCATCGCCGACGGCGACGCGCAGCTCGCCCAAGACGCCACCCGGGTGCACCTGCACCGCAGCCTGCGTTCGACGCTCGCGTCCTTGGCCGCGCTCGACGAGGCCCATCCGCTGAACGCCCCCCGACACAACCCCGACAGCCGATCCATCCCCGTGAGGAGAACCGCCCGATGA
- a CDS encoding neutral zinc metallopeptidase, producing MTFRPDAKLDSGKVSRRGRTAAIGGGGAVVVIGLVLLSQLVGVDLTGFAGLLGGDQGSSQSQNEQALDCDTGADANSNTDCLVVGAANSLDAYWPGAASALGVSYTSPRDVVLFEQQTSTGCGQASSAVGPFYCPPDQTIYLDTSFFGELRDRFGASGGSLSQMYVIAHEWGHHIQQLSGTLDRIDHSATGPGSDAVRSELQADCYAGTWVKSASTTPDANGTPFLEPVTDEQIADALNAASVIGDDRIQQGSTGQVNPESWTHGSSESRQKWFGVGLASGPAACDTFSIDASQL from the coding sequence ATGACGTTCAGGCCCGACGCGAAACTCGACTCCGGCAAGGTCTCCCGACGCGGGCGCACCGCGGCCATCGGGGGCGGTGGAGCCGTGGTCGTGATCGGCCTCGTGCTGCTCTCCCAGCTCGTGGGCGTCGACCTCACCGGGTTCGCGGGGCTGCTCGGCGGCGACCAGGGCAGCAGTCAGAGCCAGAACGAGCAGGCGCTCGACTGCGACACCGGTGCCGACGCCAACTCCAACACCGACTGCCTCGTGGTGGGCGCGGCGAACTCCCTCGATGCCTACTGGCCAGGCGCGGCGTCGGCACTCGGGGTGTCGTACACCTCCCCGCGCGACGTGGTGCTGTTCGAGCAGCAGACCTCGACGGGGTGCGGGCAGGCATCGAGCGCCGTCGGCCCGTTCTACTGCCCGCCCGACCAGACGATCTACCTCGACACCTCCTTCTTCGGCGAGTTGCGCGACCGGTTCGGCGCGAGCGGCGGCAGCCTGTCGCAGATGTACGTCATCGCGCACGAGTGGGGCCACCACATCCAGCAGCTCTCGGGCACGCTCGACCGCATCGACCACTCCGCCACCGGGCCGGGCTCCGACGCCGTGCGCTCGGAGCTGCAGGCCGACTGCTACGCGGGCACGTGGGTGAAGTCGGCGTCGACGACGCCAGATGCGAACGGCACGCCGTTTCTCGAGCCGGTGACCGACGAGCAGATCGCCGATGCCCTGAACGCAGCCTCCGTGATCGGGGACGACAGGATCCAGCAGGGGTCGACCGGGCAGGTGAATCCCGAATCATGGACGCACGGATCGAGCGAGTCGCGGCAGAAGTGGTTCGGGGTGGGGCTCGCGAGCGGGCCGGCGGCCTGCGACACCTTCTCCATCGACGCCTCGCAGCTCTGA
- a CDS encoding tryptophan synthase subunit alpha, translated as MTPDDALRLHFPRGQASLEVLRAEAADELDTIVHERLLAGEDPWEFMEELPSVDELVVYLLRADTITEDGGRAPTPARDYRVLRQIALDHPALTRTVWRIIGSTGAQGGPGLGSGGSHRKAP; from the coding sequence GTGACTCCTGACGACGCTCTGCGGCTGCACTTCCCCCGGGGGCAGGCGAGTCTCGAGGTGCTGCGCGCAGAGGCCGCAGACGAGCTCGACACGATCGTGCACGAGCGGCTGCTCGCCGGAGAAGACCCCTGGGAGTTCATGGAAGAGCTGCCGAGCGTCGATGAGCTCGTGGTCTACCTGTTGCGGGCCGACACCATCACCGAGGACGGCGGGCGGGCGCCCACGCCGGCGCGCGACTATCGGGTGCTGCGGCAGATCGCCTTGGATCACCCGGCGCTCACGCGGACGGTGTGGCGCATCATCGGGAGCACCGGGGCGCAGGGCGGGCCGGGTCTGGGATCAGGTGGGAGTCACCGCAAAGCTCCCTGA
- a CDS encoding Fe-S cluster assembly protein HesB codes for MLTLTENAGTVVKTLADRTVVSVGENPEASEAGLRISSAATSDSFDVAVAPRPEPTDQIVESAGARVYLEERVAPVLEDTVLDAQVDDAGSVHFSLARV; via the coding sequence ATGCTCACCCTGACCGAGAACGCAGGCACCGTCGTGAAGACCCTCGCCGACCGCACCGTCGTGAGCGTCGGCGAGAACCCGGAAGCCTCGGAGGCCGGACTCCGCATCTCGTCGGCCGCGACGAGCGACAGCTTCGACGTGGCGGTCGCCCCGCGGCCCGAACCCACCGACCAGATCGTGGAGAGCGCGGGAGCGCGCGTCTACCTCGAAGAGCGTGTCGCACCCGTGCTCGAGGACACGGTGCTGGATGCGCAGGTCGACGATGCGGGGTCGGTGCACTTCTCGCTGGCGCGCGTCTGA
- a CDS encoding alpha/beta family hydrolase produces MPELLWTGPPGAPVLVLAHGAGAAMDSEWMTRFCDSLAECGVRTARFEFGYMAARRGGTRKPPPRAETLVGEYRDAVAAVVESLGGGAGGAARVAIGGKSMGGRVASLVADELYADGSGSVTALVCLGYPFHPPGAPEKLRTAHLADLRAPTLILQGTRDPFGTIEQVPGYALAPRIRVSWLDDGEHEFKPRVKISGHTHAEHLATAATETAEFVRAHRL; encoded by the coding sequence ATGCCCGAACTGCTGTGGACCGGACCGCCGGGCGCCCCCGTCCTGGTGCTCGCCCACGGGGCGGGCGCGGCGATGGACTCGGAGTGGATGACCCGCTTCTGCGACTCGCTCGCTGAGTGCGGGGTGCGCACGGCGCGCTTCGAGTTCGGGTACATGGCGGCCAGGCGCGGCGGCACCCGTAAGCCTCCGCCGCGGGCGGAGACCCTGGTGGGGGAGTACCGGGATGCGGTGGCCGCGGTGGTGGAGTCGCTCGGTGGTGGCGCCGGCGGCGCCGCGCGGGTCGCGATCGGCGGCAAGTCGATGGGCGGCCGGGTCGCGAGCCTCGTCGCCGACGAGCTGTACGCCGACGGATCCGGGTCCGTCACCGCGCTGGTCTGCCTCGGCTACCCCTTCCACCCGCCCGGTGCCCCCGAGAAGCTGCGCACCGCGCACCTCGCCGACCTTCGCGCCCCCACCCTCATCCTCCAGGGCACCCGCGACCCGTTCGGCACGATCGAGCAGGTGCCGGGCTACGCGCTGGCGCCCCGCATCCGGGTCTCCTGGCTCGACGACGGCGAGCACGAGTTCAAGCCGCGCGTGAAGATCTCGGGCCACACCCACGCCGAACACCTCGCCACGGCCGCCACCGAGACTGCCGAATTCGTTCGCGCACATCGGCTATGA
- a CDS encoding acyltransferase family protein yields MDSTPAPRVQWMDTLRGTAVLLVIVYHAPGLLELLGWDIPPFLVNVNDFFLPFRMPALMLLAGLLLPRSLAKGLGRYYLGKLVFVVWPYLVWAALHIVQFGAAYPIDDIRAWVSTGYLWFLFFLIVYYAVAPLFAVLPPWLPPVVLWVVAAIVEPGLVHNLLFYAGFFFLGNLVALRPRLLDALVERRAVVIPLSAVAVAFGVYIVFAPSNAVVWFVPFSLAGIVAAVAWLRKVDGVALLDPLRFAGRNSIVYYVAHFPLMVIVLKIIPDDASPDPTSVAVWMLLAALAGCTLLAHGRQLIPFRWLFEAPVPRAWLRAGGGGSGRSGGGRGGSGGRRLRSGHARTAVDRTAGRPRPGARPRGGRGDGLGVDDPLLRLAR; encoded by the coding sequence ATGGACTCCACCCCCGCCCCGCGCGTGCAGTGGATGGACACCCTCCGCGGAACCGCCGTTCTGCTCGTGATCGTGTACCACGCGCCCGGGCTGCTCGAGCTGCTCGGGTGGGACATCCCGCCGTTCCTGGTGAACGTGAACGACTTCTTCCTGCCGTTCCGCATGCCCGCGCTCATGCTCCTGGCCGGCCTGCTGCTGCCGCGCTCGCTCGCGAAGGGCCTCGGGCGCTACTATCTCGGCAAGCTCGTGTTCGTGGTGTGGCCCTACCTGGTGTGGGCCGCCCTCCATATCGTGCAGTTCGGGGCGGCGTACCCCATCGACGACATCAGGGCCTGGGTCTCGACCGGCTACCTCTGGTTCCTGTTCTTCCTCATCGTCTACTACGCGGTGGCCCCGCTCTTCGCGGTGCTGCCCCCGTGGCTGCCGCCGGTCGTGCTGTGGGTGGTCGCAGCCATCGTCGAACCCGGGCTGGTGCACAACCTGCTGTTCTACGCGGGCTTCTTCTTCCTCGGCAACCTGGTGGCGCTGCGCCCGCGCCTGCTCGACGCGCTCGTGGAGCGACGGGCCGTCGTCATCCCGCTCTCGGCCGTCGCCGTGGCGTTCGGGGTGTACATCGTGTTCGCGCCCTCGAACGCCGTGGTGTGGTTCGTGCCGTTCAGTCTCGCCGGCATCGTCGCCGCCGTCGCCTGGCTGCGCAAGGTCGACGGGGTGGCCCTGCTCGACCCGCTGCGCTTCGCGGGGCGCAACTCGATCGTGTACTACGTGGCGCACTTCCCGCTCATGGTGATCGTGCTGAAGATCATCCCCGACGACGCCTCGCCCGACCCCACCAGCGTGGCGGTGTGGATGCTGCTGGCTGCGCTGGCCGGATGCACGCTGCTCGCGCACGGTCGGCAGCTCATCCCGTTCCGCTGGCTGTTCGAGGCGCCGGTGCCGCGGGCGTGGCTGCGCGCGGGTGGGGGTGGCTCGGGCCGCTCGGGCGGCGGCCGGGGCGGCTCGGGCGGGCGGCGGCTACGCTCGGGGCATGCCCGAACTGCTGTGGACCGGACCGCCGGGCGCCCCCGTCCTGGTGCTCGCCCACGGGGCGGGCGCGGCGATGGACTCGGAGTGGATGACCCGCTTCTGCGACTCGCTCGCTGA
- a CDS encoding LCP family protein, which translates to MRAPHPHSTTRPCDNRRRGGAQHPYPLEGGTTISRTTRPTPLARHGRLTSPHPFRAVAGVVAVSLAVVAVSGVSLGAYAAWDVAASITTVTLASDDEAAAVVAAGGEAPPEISAIDGGVNLLLVGSDSRTNQGDAYGEDEGGELNDVTMLLHISEDHSNATVVSFPRDLIVDIPECPEGGGYTAPINESLSQGGLACTVLTVEALSGLSIPFAAEIQFNGVIEMSNALGGVPVCVSEVIDDPFTGVYLEPGTHPLMGADALGFLRTRHGVGDGSDIGRISSQQVFLSSLVRTVKSDSTLTDFGKLYGLAKAAASNMILSQRLASPDTMVSIALSLKDMDLSKVTFVAYPNYYADWVPEGKVAPDTEAAGILFAAIQADQPVAVAAPGGLASVIDPNAPVTAEPAAPTDAAADPAAPVDGGDPTAPVDPGAPADGTTASGVTVLPDSVKGQTAADYTCSVGNP; encoded by the coding sequence ATGCGCGCCCCCCACCCCCACTCGACGACGCGACCCTGCGACAATCGAAGGCGGGGCGGAGCGCAGCATCCGTACCCTCTCGAAGGGGGAACGACGATCAGCCGGACGACGAGACCGACGCCACTGGCCCGGCACGGGCGCCTGACGTCGCCGCATCCGTTCCGCGCCGTCGCGGGTGTCGTCGCCGTGTCGCTCGCCGTGGTCGCGGTGAGCGGGGTGTCGCTCGGCGCGTACGCCGCGTGGGACGTCGCCGCGTCGATCACCACGGTCACGCTCGCCTCCGACGACGAGGCCGCCGCGGTCGTCGCCGCGGGGGGCGAGGCCCCGCCCGAGATCTCGGCGATCGACGGCGGTGTCAATCTCCTGCTGGTGGGCAGCGACAGCCGCACCAACCAGGGCGACGCCTACGGTGAAGACGAGGGCGGCGAGCTCAACGACGTCACGATGCTGCTGCACATCTCCGAAGACCATTCGAACGCCACGGTCGTGAGCTTTCCGCGCGACCTCATCGTCGACATCCCCGAGTGCCCCGAGGGCGGCGGCTACACGGCCCCGATCAACGAGTCGCTCTCGCAGGGCGGCCTCGCCTGCACCGTGCTCACCGTCGAGGCGCTGTCGGGGCTCAGCATCCCGTTCGCGGCCGAGATCCAGTTCAATGGGGTGATCGAGATGTCGAACGCGCTCGGGGGAGTGCCGGTGTGCGTCTCCGAGGTCATCGACGACCCCTTCACCGGCGTCTACCTCGAGCCCGGCACGCATCCGCTGATGGGTGCGGATGCGCTGGGCTTCCTGCGCACCCGCCACGGCGTCGGCGACGGCAGCGACATCGGGCGCATCTCCTCGCAGCAGGTCTTCCTGTCGTCACTCGTGCGCACCGTGAAGAGCGACTCGACGCTCACCGACTTCGGCAAGCTGTACGGGCTGGCGAAGGCGGCGGCGAGCAACATGATCCTCTCGCAGCGGCTGGCGTCGCCCGACACGATGGTGTCGATCGCGCTCTCGCTGAAAGACATGGACCTGTCGAAGGTCACCTTCGTGGCCTACCCGAACTACTACGCCGACTGGGTGCCGGAGGGCAAGGTCGCGCCCGACACCGAGGCCGCCGGCATCCTGTTCGCGGCGATCCAGGCCGATCAGCCCGTGGCGGTCGCAGCTCCCGGGGGCCTCGCGTCGGTCATCGACCCGAACGCGCCCGTGACCGCCGAGCCGGCGGCGCCGACGGATGCTGCTGCCGACCCCGCGGCACCGGTCGACGGCGGCGACCCAACCGCCCCCGTCGACCCGGGCGCTCCCGCCGACGGCACCACCGCATCCGGAGTCACCGTGCTGCCCGACAGCGTGAAGGGCCAGACCGCAGCCGACTACACCTGCTCCGTCGGCAACCCGTGA
- a CDS encoding ArsR/SmtB family transcription factor, with product MHDETELDRAFAALADPVRRAVVARLSRGPATVNELAEPFTISVQAVSKHIHVLEAAGLVTRTREAQRRPVHLDPEALERLTSWIDGYRLAHEQRFRRLDAVLHNTKEKES from the coding sequence ATGCATGACGAGACCGAGCTCGACCGGGCGTTCGCGGCGCTCGCCGACCCGGTGCGACGCGCCGTCGTCGCTCGCTTGAGCCGTGGGCCGGCCACCGTCAACGAGCTCGCCGAACCGTTCACCATCTCGGTGCAAGCGGTGTCGAAGCACATCCATGTGCTCGAGGCGGCCGGGTTGGTCACGCGCACCCGCGAGGCGCAGCGGCGGCCGGTGCACCTCGATCCGGAAGCCCTCGAGCGGCTCACGAGCTGGATCGACGGGTACCGCCTCGCCCACGAGCAGCGTTTCCGCCGACTGGATGCGGTGCTTCACAACACGAAGGAGAAGGAATCATGA